The following coding sequences are from one uncultured Desulfobacter sp. window:
- a CDS encoding glycine zipper 2TM domain-containing protein, translated as MNTAGSGIKLIVCIMAAAMMTLAGCRSSSSNVYTYDQTMRAQTVDTGTVESVKSIIIQASNPPIVGGAVGGVTGGVLGSTVGGGHGRDVATIVGALAGAALGAAIEREAGTKNGLEIVVNLDSGRTIVVVQEADVPMYPGDRVRILTAPDGTTRISK; from the coding sequence ATGAATACAGCCGGATCAGGCATAAAATTAATTGTTTGCATCATGGCTGCAGCAATGATGACTTTAGCCGGATGCAGGTCATCCAGCTCCAATGTATATACCTATGACCAGACCATGCGGGCCCAGACCGTGGATACCGGAACTGTGGAATCCGTTAAATCGATCATTATCCAGGCCTCGAATCCACCGATTGTCGGCGGTGCCGTCGGCGGCGTGACCGGCGGAGTGCTCGGCAGCACCGTGGGCGGCGGCCATGGCCGGGATGTGGCCACCATTGTCGGGGCCCTGGCAGGTGCGGCCCTTGGCGCCGCCATTGAACGCGAAGCCGGAACCAAAAACGGTTTGGAAATTGTTGTCAATCTTGACAGCGGACGAACCATTGTGGTGGTCCAGGAGGCGGATGTCCCCATGTATCCCGGGGACAGGGTTCGGATATTAACAGCACCGGACGGCACCACTCGTATTTCAAAATAA